In Marinitoga hydrogenitolerans DSM 16785, the following are encoded in one genomic region:
- a CDS encoding 4-hydroxy-tetrahydrodipicolinate reductase — translation MKYGIIGRNGRMGNEIYNLFSEKGHDLVFSYDKEGENFLETPEVLIDFSLPTAFEKVIEYVEKFRCPLIIGTTGLSNEQITKLKELSQTLPIIQSYNFSLGIQVLLRLVKLADKLLDDVDIEITETHHRFKKDKPSGTAKMIKEVLNKEVNISSLRLGNVPGDHTVYFGNLGEIITISHRALSRRTFAAGVLKSAEFALKAVAGFYTFQDIFELTKEE, via the coding sequence ATGAAATATGGAATCATAGGAAGAAATGGAAGAATGGGAAATGAAATATATAATTTATTTTCAGAAAAAGGACATGATTTAGTTTTTTCATATGATAAAGAAGGAGAGAATTTTTTAGAAACTCCAGAAGTATTAATAGATTTTTCATTACCAACAGCATTTGAAAAAGTAATTGAATATGTTGAAAAATTTAGATGTCCTTTAATTATAGGAACAACTGGTTTAAGTAATGAACAGATAACTAAATTAAAAGAATTGTCACAAACATTACCGATAATTCAAAGTTATAATTTTTCATTAGGTATTCAAGTCTTATTAAGATTAGTGAAATTAGCAGATAAATTATTAGATGATGTAGATATAGAAATTACAGAAACACATCATAGATTTAAAAAAGATAAGCCTTCAGGAACTGCAAAAATGATTAAGGAGGTATTAAATAAAGAAGTTAATATTTCATCTTTGAGATTAGGTAATGTTCCTGGAGATCATACTGTATATTTTGGTAATTTGGGAGAAATAATTACCATTTCTCATAGAGCATTATCGAGAAGAACATTTGCAGCAGGAGTATTAAAATCTGCTGAATTTGCATTAAAAGCTGTAGCAGGTTTTTATACATTTCAGGATATATTTGAATTGACAAAGGAGGAATAG